In Sphaeramia orbicularis chromosome 14, fSphaOr1.1, whole genome shotgun sequence, the following are encoded in one genomic region:
- the grk1b gene encoding rhodopsin kinase GRK1b — MDIGGLETVVANSAYVSARGSVDGAAAASMRDKKMRARLKLPHIRDCDHMKTTVDSAFDSMCIKQPIGKRLFQQYIDTEAAHKNTGQLWKDIEDYNIAQEKDRVQKAQKIVNKYYESSSKTFCSFLEEKAVTRVKEDFKNVRSDLFKESEKQLLKHLEKTALSGFKNSMYFLRYVQFKWLESQPVDEEWFMDFRVLGKGGFGEVFACQAKATGKMYANKKLEKKRLKKRKGYDGAIIEKRILAKVHSRFIVSLAYAFQTKTDLCLVMTIMNGGDLRYHMYNVDEKNPGFNEKRACFYTAQVICGLEHLHQHRIIYRDLKPENVLLDDAGHVRLSDLGLAVELPPGKDKTSGYAGTPGFMAPELLQKKEYDYTVDYFTLGVTLYEMIAAKGPFRVRGEKVENEEVARRIINDPVSYTPAFSKECKDICEGLMLKDPLKRLGFKDNECTELKNQPFFKDINWGRLEAGMLPPPFVPDPRMVYAKNIDDVGAFSEIKGIVFDNKDTEFFADFASGNVPIPWQEEMIETGVFGELNIWGENGKLPNDLDPNYVEAKGGGCVLL, encoded by the exons ATGGATATAGGTGGTTTGGAGACAGTGGTGGCAAACTCTGCTTATGTGTCGGCCCGTGGCAGCGTGGATGGAGCTGCAGCGGCTTCCATGCGCGACAAGAAGATGCGTGCCAGGCTGAAACTCCCACACATCAGAGATTGTGATCACATGAAAACAACTGTAGACTCAGCCTTCGACAGCATGTGTATCAAACAGCCTATCGGCAAACGCCTGTTCCAGCAGTACATAGACACCGAGGCCGCCCATAAAAATACTGGACAGCTGTGGAAAGACATTGAAGACTACAACATAGCCCAAGAGAAGGACAGAGTGCAGAAGGCCcagaaaatagtcaataaatactATGAGTCATCATCAAAAACCTTTTGCAGCTTCTTGGAGGAGAAGGCGGTCACTCGAGTTAAGGAAGACTTCAAGAATGTGCGCAGTGACCTGTTTAAAGAGAGTGAAAAGCAGCTGTTAAAACACCTGGAGAAGACAGCTCTCAGCGGCTTCAAGAACAGCATGTACTTCCTGCGTTACGTGCAGTTCAAGTGGTTGGAGAGCCAGCCTGTTGATGAGGAGTGGTTCATGGACTTCAGGGTCTTGGGTAAAGGAGGTTTCGGGGAAGTGTTCGCCTGTCAGGCAAAGGCCACCGGCAAAATGTACGCCAATAAAAAGCTGGAGAAAAAGAGGCTGAAGAAACGCAAAGGCTATGAC GGAGCAATTATAGAGAAGCGGATCCTTGCGAAAGTTCACAGTCGCTTCATCGTGAGTCTGGCATACGCCTTCCAGACCAAGACGGACCTCTGCTTAGTCATGACCATCATGAATGGAGGAGACCTCAG GTATCACATGTACAATGTGGATGAAAAAAATCCTGGTTTCAATGAGAAAAGAGCATGTTTCTATACAGCCCAGGTCATCTGTGGGCTGGAACACCTGCACCAGCACAGGATCATCTACAGAGACCTGAAACCAGAAAACGTGCTGCTGGATGACGCAG GACATGTCCGTCTGTCAGATTTGGGTCTGGCTGTTGAACTTCCTCCAGGAAAAGATAAAACCAGTGGATATGCTGGAACTCCTG GTTTCATGGCTCCAGAGCTGCTCCAGAAGAAGGAATATGACTACACAGTGGATTATTTTACACTGGGAGTCACTTTGTATGAGATGATCGCAGCCAAGGGACCCTTCAGAGTACGAGGAGAGAAG GTTGAGAATGAGGAGGTGGCTCGCAGAATCATCAATGATCCAGTTTCATATACACCAGCATTTAGCAAAGAATGCAAAGATATTTGTGAAGGTCTGATGTTGAAGGATCCACTGAAACGTCTGGGGTTCAAAGATAATGAATGCACTGAGCTCAAGAATCAGCCCTTTTTCAAAGATATTAACTGGGGTCGTCTGGAAGCAG GCATGTTACCGCCACCATTTGTTCCTGATCCAAGGATGGTCTACGCCAAAAATATTGATGATGTTGGCGCCTTCAGCGAAATCAAAGGCATCGTCTTTGATAACAAAGACACAGAGTTCTTCGCTGACTTTGCTTCTGGCAACGTCCCAATCCCCTGGCAGGAGGAGATGATTGAGACCGGCGTGTTTGGAGAGCTGAACATCTGGGGAGAGAACGGCAAGCTGCCCAACGACCTCGACCCCAACTACGTCGAAGCCAAAGGTGGAGGATGTGTGCTGCTTTGA
- the cldn15b gene encoding claudin-15b gives MNPLVEAFALLLGFLGWLMVGIALPNRNWKVSTVDGNVITTSTIYENLWMSCATDSTGVHNCRDFPSLLALSGYIQASRALMIASIVFGTFGLVATLVGMQCSKIGGENYILKGRIAAIGGVFFLLQGICTMIAISWYAANITQQFFDQFYPGTKYEIGEGLYIGWSSSVLAICGGSCLLCACKGKSSNEKIPYPYQPSSRGRVLSTVAASHSVPSNYDRNAYV, from the exons ATGAATCCACTAGTGGAAGCTTTTGCTTTGCTCCTGGGGTTTCTGGGCTGGTTGATGGTTGGGATCGCCCTTCCTAATCGAAACTGGAAAGTCTCAACAGTGGATGGTAACGTTATTACTACATCAACCATCTATGAAAACCTATGGATGTCCTGTGCAACTGACTCTACGGGAGTTCACAACTGCCGGGATTTTCCATCTTTACTCGCTCTAAGTG GTTACATTCAGGCCTCCCGGGCACTGATGATCGCTTCCATTGTTTTTGGGACATTTGGCCTCGTGGCTACTCTGGTAGGAATGCAGTGCTCAAAAATAGGAGGAGAAAACTACATCTTGAAGGGAAGGATTGCTGCGATTGGAGGAGTATTCTTCTTactacaag gGATTTGCACCATGATTGCGATATCTTGGTATGCGGCCAACATCACGCAGCAGTTCTTTGACCAGTTTTATCCAGGGACGAA GTATGAAATTGGAGAGGGGCTGTACATCGGTTGGTCTTCATCCGTACTTGCCATTTGTGGAGGGTCATGCCTCCTTTGTGCTTGCAAAGGCAAATCATCCAATGAAAAAAT ACCATACCCATACCAGCCTTCTTCCAGAGGACGTGTCCTTTCTACTGTGGCAGCGTCTCATTCTGTCCCGAGCAACTATGACAGAAATGCATACGTCTGA